A single window of Bombus pascuorum chromosome 1, iyBomPasc1.1, whole genome shotgun sequence DNA harbors:
- the LOC132910036 gene encoding protein expanded-like isoform X1, with protein sequence MRGSGVTAARSCLQPLVSASRYLAVQVLPGDPLYFVVEAKSRVKEVYAQTCMLLGQQGMRDCELFGLAILSDGEYLFVDPENKLSKYAPKNWRSSHTYGLDSSGRPAFVLYFRVRYYVDTPLLLSDETTRHHYYLQLRDNVVRHGGGVENLHPHHPLHEPSIVTPLLTLAGLALQADLGDYSEERHRPHAGSVGYCKPTDYLPPHMCLESNVLAVLAAQHRDNRGLSREEAELQYIREAVLLEAPLNAHLYRLRRSKNEAGPGRILLAICARGVRVYAEEETPRVFAWNNIGKLCFDRKKFEIRAVDQPDKLTLYSGCDDKSKLLLGLCRDTHQFSMAIAPRVNEAKRREEEERKVLRDCYMYPARCKLSLTARGARGDQRISVISSTSSNTTSGIVSDRVHSEDEPDTAPASTECLPRLTENTSYSGIQCGVVNGSNANVEDRSMPSSPVSTVDEVDGTDSTPTTAALRLTSNAATAAEGSQCSSSCSTVVVVNAPAGGPPRMRRTSATSSLELGYSHTAQNSAVSSETASFPGAIYDRCKKSGKYAGTDIASETSGVYTLRSSEMQDERMGDLYSPTGDANGSSTASDVCALSSVQSTTDEASVTSGFYTIHSGLRSETSDVYTEDVGTEDQEPIYSVCKGDEDVSNVVSTMTGALDQQLEDSRSRSNSILSAGSFRGDGSDPSSVGPLLSADELSDLIVGRYPPRKTISNSMDSDCDYVTMPPPPPPPRTDSDRQLPPPPPYPVSMDYATINSPRPNISDIEREPPPPPPYNATRGEFVPLPPRRTDPPPPPPYTSPRERIQIPPPTPPRNDAVTPREPPPPPPYPEVSEVTRQEAISKLYPTTSEEIVSRVTSTKIQTGLANSKMNATLTASKTINANQVNVNDVASVAPKPPPRIQPPTYPGDKMKPTPVHAPVAALVVGPNNYLDVHASRGGPVLLPYLTPPPPPPPPPPPMVHPRQPPPPPPSLATVYTSQVARSQIEQYKQQLYSDVDYVMFPLKDPAVSKQEYIDAKQGSLLAAMAAYPPPPYPSFNNKSLVMYRSTPYLPGSSFSSPTKYASNQNLSSSDTSSNNYLPHSNLSSHYAASTSSLYSGATCSSAGSQSLRREPPAPAHPHTLHAFSRTRSDENILKCFDSPSSTKLQSLPQLKHRRLPPPPPPPPYEIQNLEKNQPLPSASSSSSSPKKTSKATTMEEREEGKEDGMLDIRTLREKSRNLDLPLISALCNDRYLLKQTKAFVMPKHPAETTSSTSTKNGARSSNGGTSSRNKYPVSGLSTTQITKPPRKSSTSTHKHPAEVKGNAYKVTNSTGMSAVKKDSTRASHS encoded by the exons CGATGAAACGACGCGCCACCACTATTACCTGCAACTGCGCGACAATGTTGTCAGGCATGGCGGTGGGGTGGAGAACCTCCATCCTCACCATCCCTTACACGAACCATCTATCGTTACGCCCTTGCTCACACTCGCGGGTCTTGCCCTACAAGCCGATCTTGGCGATTACTCCGAAGAACGACATAGGCCACACGCAGGATCTGTGGGATACTGCAAACCCACGGACTACCTTCCGCCACAC ATGTGCCTCGAGTCAAATGTGCTCGCTGTGCTTGCGGCACAGCACAGGGACAACCGAGGTTTATCGAGGGAGGAGGCAGAACTGCAATACATCCGGGAGGCGGTGCTGCTGGAGGCGCCGCTCAACGCTCACCTCTATCGGTTACGAAGAAGCAAGAACGAGGCAGGTCCGGGACGCATACTCCTTGCGATTTGCGCTCGCGGGGTGCGAGTCTACGCTGAGGAGGAAACACCGCGTGTCTTCGCCTGGAACAACATCGGCAAACTTTGCTTCGAC CGCAAGAAGTTTGAGATACGCGCAGTCGATCAGCCGGACAAGCTCACCCTTTACAGTGGATGCGATGATAAAAGCAAATTGCTTCTGGGACTCTGTCGAGATACCCATCAGTTCTCCATGGCCATAGCACCTAGAGTAAATGAAGCGAAGAGGCGAGAAGAGGAAG AGAGGAAAGTACTTCGCGACTGTTACATGTATCCTGCCCGGTGCAAGCTGAGTTTAACAGCACGTGGGGCGCGCGGTGACCAACGAATTTCTGTTATCTCGAGCACGTCGTCCAACACGACTTCTGGAATTGTCAGCGACCGGGTACACAGCGAGGATGAACCAGACACGGCGCCCGCCTCGACCGAATGTTTGCCACGTCTTACTGAAAATACTTCATACTCTGGTATTCAGTGCGGTGTTGTCAACGGCTCGAATGCAAACGTCGAGGATCGTTCCATGCCGTCCTCTCCAGTCTCCACTGTGGAtg AAGTTGATGGTACAGACAGCACTCCTACAACGGCTGCATTGCGATTGACATCGAACGCGGCCACGGCGGCTGAGGGGTCACAATGTAGCAGCAGCTGCAGCACGGTCGTGGTTGTGAATGCACCTGCTGGTGGACCGCCGCGAATGCGGCGTACATCCGCGACTTCCAGTCTGGAACTCGGTTATTCGCATACGGCACAGAATTCAGCGGTTTCGTCAGAAACTGCTAGCTTTCCTGGAGCCATTTACGACAGGTGCAAAAAAAGTGGCAAATACGCGG GTACTGACATTGCTAGTGAAACTAGTGGGGTATATACCCTCAGAAGTAGTGAGATGCAGGATGAAAGAATGGGAGATTTATATTCACCTACCGGTGACGCCAACGGATCTTCTACAGCGAGCGACGTGTGTGCCTTAAGTTCTGTTCAGTCTACGACTGACGAGGCTTCTGTAACATCTGGTTTTTATACCATACACAGTGGTCTTAGATCCGAGACAAGCGACGTGTATACAGAAGACGTTGGTACCGAAGATCAGGAACCTATTTACAGCGTCTGCAAAGGTGATGAGGACGTTAGTAACGTTGTTTCTACCATGACGGGAGCTCTGGATCAGCAGCTCGAAGATTCTAGATCACGCAGTAATAGCATACTGAGCGCAGGAAGCTTCAGAGGCGATGGTAGTGACCCTTCCAGCGTTGGACCTCTTTTGTCAGCCGATGAACTTTCGGATTTAATAGTTGGACGTTATCCTCCTCGAAAGACCATTAGCAATTCCATGGACTCTGATTGCGACTACGTTACTATGCCCCCACCACCTCCGCCACCAAGAACCGATAGCGACAGGCAACTTCCTCCACCTCCTCCTTACCCAGTAAGCATGGATTACGCAACGATAAACTCGCCGCGACCCAATATATCCGACATCGAAAGGGAACCTCCGCCTCCACCACCATATAATGCTACTCGCGGCGAGTTCGTACCTCTGCCACCACGAAGAACTGATccaccaccaccgccaccTTATACTTCACCCAGGGAAAGAATTCAGATACCACCGCCTACGCCTCCAAGAAACGACGCGGTAACACCCAGAGAACCACCACCTCCACCGCCTTACCCCGAGGTTTCGGAGGTCACTCGACAGGAAGCAATTTCCAAATTGTATCCAACGACGAGCGAAGAAATTGTATCGAGGGTGACATCCACGAAAATACAAACGGGTCTAGCAAACAGCAAGATGAACGCCACTTTGACTGCTTCGAAGACCATCAACGCCAATCAAGTCAATGTTAATGACGTTGCTTCGGTTGCCCCGAAACCACCACCTAGAATTCAACCACCCACTTATCCCGGTGACAAAATGAAACCTACGCCAGTTCACGCTCCCGTAGCGGCTCTTGTCGTTGGACCGAATAATTACTTGGACGTACACGCTTCACGAGGTGGTCCGGTTTTGTTGCCTTACTTAACACCACCGCCGCCCCCGCCACCCCCTCCTCCGCCAATGGTTCATCCCAGACAACCTCCACCGCCACCACCCAGCTTAGCTACCGTTTACACCAGTCAAGTTGCGAGGTCGCAGATCGAACAATATAAGCAACAACTGTATTCGGATGTCGATTACGTGATGTTTCCTCTAAAAGATCCCGCGGTGTCGAAGCAAGAGTACATCGACGCGAAACAGGGTTCGCTTCTGGCGGCCATGGCTGCCTATCCTCCTCCTCCTTATCCttcttttaacaataaatCGTTAGTAATGTATCGTAGCACACCATACCTTCCTGGTTCCTCGTTCTCATCACCCACGAAATACGCTTCGAATCAAAACCTTAGTAGCAGCGACACAAGTTCTAACAATTACTTACCGCATAGTAATCTGAGTAGCCATTACGCTGCTAGTACAAGCTCGCTATATAGTGGAGCTACTTGTTCGTCGGCAGGCAGTCAGAGTCTTAGGCGCGAACCACCAGCCCCAGCTCATCCCCACACGCTCCACGCGTTCTCTAGAACGAGAAGCGACGAGAACATTTTGAAGTGTTTCGATTCGCCTTCCAGTACCAAGCTGCAGTCTCTGCCGCAGTTGAAGCATCGTCGACTTCCGCCACCTCCGCCACCACCACCTTACGAAATACAG AACCTCGAGAAGAATCAACCACTTCCATCCGCCTCTTCGTCATCTTCTTCCCCGAAGAAGACGTCGAAAGCAACCACGATGGAAGAGCGCGAAGAAGGTAAAGAAGACGGAATGTTGGACATTCGGACGCTTCGCGAGAAGAGTCGTAACTTGGACTTGCCGCTGATATCGGCGTTATGTAACGATCGGTATTTATTGAAGCAGACGAAAGCATTCGTGATGCCAAAGCATCCTGCTGAGACGACTTCTTCAACGTCTACGAAGAACGGTGCGAGAAGTAGCAATGGTGGAACATCCAGCAGAAATAAATACCCGGTTAGCGGTCTTTCTACGACGCAGATCACCAAACCCCCGAGGAAATCATCGACGAGTACTCACAAACACCCCGCCGAGGTGAAGGGCAACGCTTACAAGGTGACGAATTCGACAGGCATGTCAGCTGTCAAAAAGGATTCTACGAGGGCGTCGCATTCGTAA
- the LOC132910036 gene encoding protein expanded-like isoform X2: MRGSGVTAARSCLQPLVSASRYLAVQVLPGDPLYFVVEAKSRVKEVYAQTCMLLGQQGMRDCELFGLAILSDGEYLFVDPENKLSKYAPKNWRSSHTYGLDSSGRPAFVLYFRVRYYVDTPLLLSDETTRHHYYLQLRDNVVRHGGGVENLHPHHPLHEPSIVTPLLTLAGLALQADLGDYSEERHRPHAGSVGYCKPTDYLPPHMCLESNVLAVLAAQHRDNRGLSREEAELQYIREAVLLEAPLNAHLYRLRRSKNEAGPGRILLAICARGVRVYAEEETPRVFAWNNIGKLCFDRKKFEIRAVDQPDKLTLYSGCDDKSKLLLGLCRDTHQFSMAIAPRVNEAKRREEEERKVLRDCYMYPARCKLSLTARGARGDQRISVISSTSSNTTSGIVSDRVHSEDEPDTAPASTECLPRLTENTSYSGIQCGVVNGSNANVEDRSMPSSPVSTVDDSTPTTAALRLTSNAATAAEGSQCSSSCSTVVVVNAPAGGPPRMRRTSATSSLELGYSHTAQNSAVSSETASFPGAIYDRCKKSGKYAGTDIASETSGVYTLRSSEMQDERMGDLYSPTGDANGSSTASDVCALSSVQSTTDEASVTSGFYTIHSGLRSETSDVYTEDVGTEDQEPIYSVCKGDEDVSNVVSTMTGALDQQLEDSRSRSNSILSAGSFRGDGSDPSSVGPLLSADELSDLIVGRYPPRKTISNSMDSDCDYVTMPPPPPPPRTDSDRQLPPPPPYPVSMDYATINSPRPNISDIEREPPPPPPYNATRGEFVPLPPRRTDPPPPPPYTSPRERIQIPPPTPPRNDAVTPREPPPPPPYPEVSEVTRQEAISKLYPTTSEEIVSRVTSTKIQTGLANSKMNATLTASKTINANQVNVNDVASVAPKPPPRIQPPTYPGDKMKPTPVHAPVAALVVGPNNYLDVHASRGGPVLLPYLTPPPPPPPPPPPMVHPRQPPPPPPSLATVYTSQVARSQIEQYKQQLYSDVDYVMFPLKDPAVSKQEYIDAKQGSLLAAMAAYPPPPYPSFNNKSLVMYRSTPYLPGSSFSSPTKYASNQNLSSSDTSSNNYLPHSNLSSHYAASTSSLYSGATCSSAGSQSLRREPPAPAHPHTLHAFSRTRSDENILKCFDSPSSTKLQSLPQLKHRRLPPPPPPPPYEIQNLEKNQPLPSASSSSSSPKKTSKATTMEEREEGKEDGMLDIRTLREKSRNLDLPLISALCNDRYLLKQTKAFVMPKHPAETTSSTSTKNGARSSNGGTSSRNKYPVSGLSTTQITKPPRKSSTSTHKHPAEVKGNAYKVTNSTGMSAVKKDSTRASHS; the protein is encoded by the exons CGATGAAACGACGCGCCACCACTATTACCTGCAACTGCGCGACAATGTTGTCAGGCATGGCGGTGGGGTGGAGAACCTCCATCCTCACCATCCCTTACACGAACCATCTATCGTTACGCCCTTGCTCACACTCGCGGGTCTTGCCCTACAAGCCGATCTTGGCGATTACTCCGAAGAACGACATAGGCCACACGCAGGATCTGTGGGATACTGCAAACCCACGGACTACCTTCCGCCACAC ATGTGCCTCGAGTCAAATGTGCTCGCTGTGCTTGCGGCACAGCACAGGGACAACCGAGGTTTATCGAGGGAGGAGGCAGAACTGCAATACATCCGGGAGGCGGTGCTGCTGGAGGCGCCGCTCAACGCTCACCTCTATCGGTTACGAAGAAGCAAGAACGAGGCAGGTCCGGGACGCATACTCCTTGCGATTTGCGCTCGCGGGGTGCGAGTCTACGCTGAGGAGGAAACACCGCGTGTCTTCGCCTGGAACAACATCGGCAAACTTTGCTTCGAC CGCAAGAAGTTTGAGATACGCGCAGTCGATCAGCCGGACAAGCTCACCCTTTACAGTGGATGCGATGATAAAAGCAAATTGCTTCTGGGACTCTGTCGAGATACCCATCAGTTCTCCATGGCCATAGCACCTAGAGTAAATGAAGCGAAGAGGCGAGAAGAGGAAG AGAGGAAAGTACTTCGCGACTGTTACATGTATCCTGCCCGGTGCAAGCTGAGTTTAACAGCACGTGGGGCGCGCGGTGACCAACGAATTTCTGTTATCTCGAGCACGTCGTCCAACACGACTTCTGGAATTGTCAGCGACCGGGTACACAGCGAGGATGAACCAGACACGGCGCCCGCCTCGACCGAATGTTTGCCACGTCTTACTGAAAATACTTCATACTCTGGTATTCAGTGCGGTGTTGTCAACGGCTCGAATGCAAACGTCGAGGATCGTTCCATGCCGTCCTCTCCAGTCTCCACTGTGGAtg ACAGCACTCCTACAACGGCTGCATTGCGATTGACATCGAACGCGGCCACGGCGGCTGAGGGGTCACAATGTAGCAGCAGCTGCAGCACGGTCGTGGTTGTGAATGCACCTGCTGGTGGACCGCCGCGAATGCGGCGTACATCCGCGACTTCCAGTCTGGAACTCGGTTATTCGCATACGGCACAGAATTCAGCGGTTTCGTCAGAAACTGCTAGCTTTCCTGGAGCCATTTACGACAGGTGCAAAAAAAGTGGCAAATACGCGG GTACTGACATTGCTAGTGAAACTAGTGGGGTATATACCCTCAGAAGTAGTGAGATGCAGGATGAAAGAATGGGAGATTTATATTCACCTACCGGTGACGCCAACGGATCTTCTACAGCGAGCGACGTGTGTGCCTTAAGTTCTGTTCAGTCTACGACTGACGAGGCTTCTGTAACATCTGGTTTTTATACCATACACAGTGGTCTTAGATCCGAGACAAGCGACGTGTATACAGAAGACGTTGGTACCGAAGATCAGGAACCTATTTACAGCGTCTGCAAAGGTGATGAGGACGTTAGTAACGTTGTTTCTACCATGACGGGAGCTCTGGATCAGCAGCTCGAAGATTCTAGATCACGCAGTAATAGCATACTGAGCGCAGGAAGCTTCAGAGGCGATGGTAGTGACCCTTCCAGCGTTGGACCTCTTTTGTCAGCCGATGAACTTTCGGATTTAATAGTTGGACGTTATCCTCCTCGAAAGACCATTAGCAATTCCATGGACTCTGATTGCGACTACGTTACTATGCCCCCACCACCTCCGCCACCAAGAACCGATAGCGACAGGCAACTTCCTCCACCTCCTCCTTACCCAGTAAGCATGGATTACGCAACGATAAACTCGCCGCGACCCAATATATCCGACATCGAAAGGGAACCTCCGCCTCCACCACCATATAATGCTACTCGCGGCGAGTTCGTACCTCTGCCACCACGAAGAACTGATccaccaccaccgccaccTTATACTTCACCCAGGGAAAGAATTCAGATACCACCGCCTACGCCTCCAAGAAACGACGCGGTAACACCCAGAGAACCACCACCTCCACCGCCTTACCCCGAGGTTTCGGAGGTCACTCGACAGGAAGCAATTTCCAAATTGTATCCAACGACGAGCGAAGAAATTGTATCGAGGGTGACATCCACGAAAATACAAACGGGTCTAGCAAACAGCAAGATGAACGCCACTTTGACTGCTTCGAAGACCATCAACGCCAATCAAGTCAATGTTAATGACGTTGCTTCGGTTGCCCCGAAACCACCACCTAGAATTCAACCACCCACTTATCCCGGTGACAAAATGAAACCTACGCCAGTTCACGCTCCCGTAGCGGCTCTTGTCGTTGGACCGAATAATTACTTGGACGTACACGCTTCACGAGGTGGTCCGGTTTTGTTGCCTTACTTAACACCACCGCCGCCCCCGCCACCCCCTCCTCCGCCAATGGTTCATCCCAGACAACCTCCACCGCCACCACCCAGCTTAGCTACCGTTTACACCAGTCAAGTTGCGAGGTCGCAGATCGAACAATATAAGCAACAACTGTATTCGGATGTCGATTACGTGATGTTTCCTCTAAAAGATCCCGCGGTGTCGAAGCAAGAGTACATCGACGCGAAACAGGGTTCGCTTCTGGCGGCCATGGCTGCCTATCCTCCTCCTCCTTATCCttcttttaacaataaatCGTTAGTAATGTATCGTAGCACACCATACCTTCCTGGTTCCTCGTTCTCATCACCCACGAAATACGCTTCGAATCAAAACCTTAGTAGCAGCGACACAAGTTCTAACAATTACTTACCGCATAGTAATCTGAGTAGCCATTACGCTGCTAGTACAAGCTCGCTATATAGTGGAGCTACTTGTTCGTCGGCAGGCAGTCAGAGTCTTAGGCGCGAACCACCAGCCCCAGCTCATCCCCACACGCTCCACGCGTTCTCTAGAACGAGAAGCGACGAGAACATTTTGAAGTGTTTCGATTCGCCTTCCAGTACCAAGCTGCAGTCTCTGCCGCAGTTGAAGCATCGTCGACTTCCGCCACCTCCGCCACCACCACCTTACGAAATACAG AACCTCGAGAAGAATCAACCACTTCCATCCGCCTCTTCGTCATCTTCTTCCCCGAAGAAGACGTCGAAAGCAACCACGATGGAAGAGCGCGAAGAAGGTAAAGAAGACGGAATGTTGGACATTCGGACGCTTCGCGAGAAGAGTCGTAACTTGGACTTGCCGCTGATATCGGCGTTATGTAACGATCGGTATTTATTGAAGCAGACGAAAGCATTCGTGATGCCAAAGCATCCTGCTGAGACGACTTCTTCAACGTCTACGAAGAACGGTGCGAGAAGTAGCAATGGTGGAACATCCAGCAGAAATAAATACCCGGTTAGCGGTCTTTCTACGACGCAGATCACCAAACCCCCGAGGAAATCATCGACGAGTACTCACAAACACCCCGCCGAGGTGAAGGGCAACGCTTACAAGGTGACGAATTCGACAGGCATGTCAGCTGTCAAAAAGGATTCTACGAGGGCGTCGCATTCGTAA
- the LOC132910029 gene encoding uncharacterized protein LOC132910029 encodes MYMSYLSVHMVIMYIDLIEAFGNLESMVENIIDNTIATATYFILLLLRFNKLIEHGIVTVREEIAKSKFETVEEMRLYFTYHNISDKFGRYAIPTTLVIATLWYLSPMLQLLKHDSGQSNESSKAYKLPFRAYAFLDYEDDFQNFIIMYLYQFPLMFIALSHISAISLLVNLVLHICGKFSILSYRIQNIATNSNVNLDNVIKEFVTAHVKLITTANSINSALQVFLLVELLQTTIRMATIIYMMLLNPSESFVSTLTYGLYISIIISMLYLYSFIGEQLSNESMKVSEAFYATDWNNLSLHNQKLLLLVMSLGRRTLHVTAGKFYTFSLYGFIDVMKTSFGYVSLLRTLI; translated from the exons ATGTATATGTCCTATCTCAGCGTACATATGGTTATAATGTACATTGACCTGATCGAAGCATTCGGAAATTTAGAATCGATGGTAGAAAACATTATAGATAATACCATAGCAACCGCTACCTATTTTATACTATTGTTGCTTCGATTCAACAAACTGATCGAACACGGGATCGTTACTGTGAGAGAAGAAATTGCTAAGAGTAAGTTTGAAACTGTGGAGGAGATGCGCCTGTACTTCACGTATCACAACATTTCGGATAAATTCGGTAGATACGCCATTCCAACGACTTTAGTGATAGCAACTCTCTGGTACTTGTCACCTATGCTGCAGTTGTTGAAGCATGATTCAG gACAAAGTAATGAATCATCGAAAGCCTATAAATTGCCTTTCCGAGCTTATGCTTTTCTCGATTACGAAGACGACTTTCAGAACTTCATTATCATGTATTTGTACCAGTTTCCACTCATGTTTATCGCATTAAGCCATATAAGCGCCATCAGTTTGTTAGTTAACTTGGTGCTACACATCTGCGGTAAATTCTCAATCTTGTCGTATCGTATACAAAATATTGCCACGAATTCAAATGTTAATTTAGACAATGTAATCAAAGAATTCGTGACCGCGCATGTAAAACTAATCAC GACGGCAAACTCCATCAATTCAGCCCTGCAGGTTTTTCTTTTGGTGGAACTATTGCAAACAACCATTAGAATGGCGACCATCATATACATGATGCTTCTA aATCCCTCGGAGAGTTTCGTGAGCACTTTGACTTACGGTTTATACATTTCGATAATTATATCGATGTTATATCTATACTCTTTCATAGGAGAACAGTTGTCAAACGAA TCGATGAAAGTGAGCGAAGCGTTTTATGCTACGGACTGGAATAATTTATCGCTGCATAatcaaaaattattgcttCTGGTTATGTCTCTTGGACGACGGACGTTGCACGTTACAGCTGGAAAATTTTATACCTTCTCATTGTACGGTTTTATCGAT GTTATGAAAACCTCGTTTGGATACGTTTCTCTTTTACGAACTCTCATTTAA